A single region of the Chelonia mydas isolate rCheMyd1 chromosome 4, rCheMyd1.pri.v2, whole genome shotgun sequence genome encodes:
- the SH3BP2 gene encoding SH3 domain-binding protein 2 isoform X2, with amino-acid sequence MAAEEQHWPVPMKAIGAQNLLTMPGGVTKSGYLHKKGGTQLQILKWPLRFVIIHEGCIYYFKTSTSASPQGAFSLNGYNRVMRAAEETTSNNVFPFKLVHISKKHRTWFFSASSEDERKKWMVSLRHEIDYYHDKKETVTDLSDSGSDADSFYGSVERPININYSHSTENEDYDQEEDEESYLQPDSTDLGRPDDNMILPPAYPPPPVPHIRKVPYAETRVHSYAGQSTGPMVPPPPPKRSLPDIKPEDFLNTSGESQFHCRAESNLKIQPSSRRVSDLPPPVPPMPHLKNLSCVKESCSPSAEILPLACILMASEGCEGLKQMNLSPRVPPPLPSNKPKLLMEKPVEAKVPKEHSKPGMFVPQVPVETRAPKEHGKPGLFVPQVLPKPPVPVFKSRSEKSLLPQLQRSPPDGQSFRSFSFEKPALPSKQNKSGEDSDEDYEKVELPNSVFVQTYESIEVERMFKATSSRGHPQNGLYCIRNSSTKPGKVLVVWDESAEKVRNYRIFEKDSQFYLDSEIMFWNIGSLVEYYSTHVLPSHDSLILKCPYGYCGPR; translated from the exons GGCCACTGAGATTTGTGATTATCCATGAGGGATGTATTTACTACTTTAAGACTAGCACATCTGCATCTCCACAGGGTGCTTTCTCTTTAAATGGCTATAACAG GGTTATGCGGGCAGCTGAGGAGACAACATCAAACAACGTGTTTCCTTTCAAATTAGTTCATATTAGCAAGAAGCACAGGACCtggtttttttctgcctcctcTGAAGATGAAAGAAAG AAGTGGATGGTCTCACTGAGGCATGAAATAGATTACTACCATGACAAGAAGGAAACTGTAACAGATTTAAG TGACTCTGGTTCTGATGCAGACAGTTTCTATGGCTCAGTAGAACGCCCCATCAATATCAACTACTCTCATTCAACAGAAAATGAAG ATTATGACCAGGAAGAAGATGAGGAATCTTACTTACAGCCAGATTCTACGGATTTAGGGAGACCAGATG ATAACATGATCCTCCCACCAGCCTACCCGCCACCTCCAGTTCCTCACATCAGAAAAGTTCCCTATGCAGAGACAAGGGTGCACTCCTACGCAGGCCAGTCCACTGGGCCTATGGTTCCTCCACCACCTCCTAAAAGAAGCTTACCTGATATAAAACCAGAGGATTTCTTAAATACAAGCGGAGAATCCCAGTTTCATTGCAGAGCGGAGTCAAATCTAAAAATACAGCCATCAAGCCGTAGAGTAAGTGATCTACCACCGCCGGTGCCCCCTATGCCTCATCTCAAAAATCTTTCCTGTGTCAAAGAGAGCTGCTCGCCATCAGCAGAGATTCTACCTCTAGCCTGCATTTTAATGGCCAGTGAAGGATGTGAGGGGCTAAAACAAATGAACCTTTCTCCACGGGTCCCACCTCCATTACCAAGCAACAAACCCAAGCTATTAATGGAGAAGCCAGTGGAGGCCAAAGTGCCAAAAGAACACAGCAAACCTGGGATGTTTGTTCCACAAGTGCCAGTGGAGACCAGAGCACCAAAAGAACATGGCAAACCTGGACTGTTCGTGCCACAAGTGCTACCTAAACCGCCTGTGCCTGTATTCAAATCGAGATCAGAGAAATCTTTACTTCCCCAGTTACA GAGATCGCCACCAGATGGGCAGAGTTTCCGAAGCTTCTCATTTGAGAAACCAGCATTACCTTCAAAGCAAAACAAGTCTGGTGAAGATTCAGATGAAGATTATGAAAAA GTTGAACTGCCTAATTCGGTATTTGTCCAGACCTATGAATCCATTGAAGTAGAAAG GATGTTCAAAGCTACTAGCTCAAGAGGACATCCACAAAATGGATTATACTGTATTAGGAATTCATCTACCAAGCCTGGAAAG GTATTAGTTGTATGGGATGAATCTGCTGAGAAAGTGAGAAACTATAGAATCTTTGAAAAG GATTCACAGTTTTACTTGGACTCAGAAATCATGTTTTGGAACATTGGAAGTTTGGTTGAATACTACTCCACCCATGTCTTACCCAGCCATGACAGCTTGATTCTCAAATGTCCTTATGGTTACTGTGGACCAAGGTGA